From the Clostridium cagae genome, the window AGTAAAAAGAGATGATCATCCGTCTAAAGGCAAATGGGCAATTCCGGGAGGTTTTGTAAAAATGGATGAAAGCTTAGAAGAAGGGGCTATAAGAAGATTAAGAGAAGAAACTGGAATAGATAATGTTTATATAGAACAATTATATACTTTTGGAGAAGTAGAGAGAGATCCAAGAACTAGGGTTATAAGTGTTGGAAATATAGCCTTAATAGCAAAAGAAAATATTAATTTTAATAAAACAAAAGATACTATGGAAACAAAATGGTTTTGGATAAAAAAAGACTTAATTGAATCTATTAGAGATGAAAAATATCTAATAAATAAATATATTTTAGAACTTAAAGCTGAGGATTGTGAAGAAACAAAAATTTCTTATGAAATCACTGAAAAGATAGAAAAAGGTATATTAAGAAGAAAAGTTTTAACTTATAACTTAATGAATAATTCAAATGAAGAATTAGCTTTTGATCATTATAAAATTTTAGATTATGCTCTTGATAGAGTAAGAAACAAAATAGAATATACACCAATTGCATTAAATTTATTACCAAGGTTATTTACAGTAAAAGAACTACAATTTGTATACGAAGCAATTATGGGAAGAGAAATCTTAAATTTTAGAAGAAAAATGGATGACATGATTATAGAAACTGATGAAAAAATAGAAGGTAAGCCTTTTAGACCGGCTAAGGTATTTAAGTTTAATGAAAATTTTGAACATAAATTTTAAGTTATTAAATGATACTTTTGATATTACAGAATAAAGCTTGTGAACAGAAAAATCTGCATTAAAAATTCTAAAGGTAAAATTAGATTTTTACCTATTGTATGTATCAATGCATATTTAAAACAGAACTTAAAATTTATATTGCGCAATATATATGGAGAGGTGGATTTGGAAATGCTATATTTAAATGGAAAAAAGGTTGAGATGAGAAAATTCCCAAATGGAGAATCATTAATTAGTAGCGAAAACTTAATTATAAATGAAAAAGTTAATGAGATAAAATTAAAATTTGAAAGTGATGAAGATATAACTAAATTAATATTTCTCAAAGGTCATTTAGACGAATTCAATTTAAGATGTAATTTAGTTATGGGATATATGCCATATAG encodes:
- a CDS encoding NUDIX domain-containing protein, with the protein product MNKEKLYIDEKIFLKNYDINEFERPSVTNDVIIFTTDDVLEENSRKVPRKGMEVLLVKRDDHPSKGKWAIPGGFVKMDESLEEGAIRRLREETGIDNVYIEQLYTFGEVERDPRTRVISVGNIALIAKENINFNKTKDTMETKWFWIKKDLIESIRDEKYLINKYILELKAEDCEETKISYEITEKIEKGILRRKVLTYNLMNNSNEELAFDHYKILDYALDRVRNKIEYTPIALNLLPRLFTVKELQFVYEAIMGREILNFRRKMDDMIIETDEKIEGKPFRPAKVFKFNENFEHKF